The following proteins come from a genomic window of Streptomyces sp. GS7:
- a CDS encoding transglycosylase domain-containing protein — protein MGRADVRRARQGSARRGKPAQKRSGIRRFFTWKKILGTFLGVCLLGILGFIGLYLYVDIPAGNKQAQFQSNVFKYADGSVMARAGAVNRETVPLSRIPKDVQHTFVAAENKTFYQDSGVDLKGTLRGVLNTLRGQGKQGGSTITQQYVKNYYLSQEQTVSRKLQEIVISLKVDQKYSKDQILAGYINTSYYGRGAYGIQAAAQAYYGVDVDKLTVSQGAYLASLLQAPSQYDWATASDAGKQRVKDRWAYTLNNMVEMKWLSPDDRAKQKFEIPKPPKPLPGLTGQTSYLVAEAKKELFAQGVDETEFEAGGWTVTLGIEKDKQQALEQAVKRKLADDLDPKTRAVDADAQLGATSVDPKTGYVVAMYGGAGYPKHYTDNATREDYQVASTFKPLILASAMENHAQTQGGVPITPNTIYDGHNRRPVVGGTIPFAPPNEDEHEYGKITVQTATNNSVNAVFAQMGADVGLDKVKQTAVSLGMNGSRMDVKPAMTLGTMGASPLQMAGAYATLDNHGMKVTPTLVVKAVHSTNGTDKSVSLKNPIGDQVLSRRTADTVTSVLTGVVNDGTASDAVKNASYKAAGKTGTSDDNKSAWFVGYTPKLVTAVGMFGEAPTGGAQVSLKGTGGGGRVNGGGYPARVWADYTQSALGDSGAGEFDLETDLGAGVPPTPTPTPSHIPSATPSPTPSHTPSGTPTPSGSPSSSESGRPTGRPTPTGGTSGPPNGGTNGIGGANGTGGTNGTGGNGGTPGGANGNNGGNPVPNNFGG, from the coding sequence ATGGGCCGAGCGGACGTGAGACGGGCGCGGCAGGGGAGCGCCCGCCGGGGCAAACCGGCGCAGAAGAGGTCCGGCATACGCCGGTTCTTCACCTGGAAGAAGATCCTCGGGACGTTCCTCGGCGTCTGCCTGCTGGGCATCCTCGGCTTCATCGGCCTCTACCTGTACGTGGACATACCGGCCGGCAACAAGCAGGCCCAGTTCCAGAGCAACGTCTTCAAGTACGCGGACGGCTCGGTCATGGCGCGGGCCGGCGCGGTCAACCGCGAGACCGTCCCGCTCAGCCGGATACCGAAGGACGTCCAGCACACCTTCGTCGCCGCCGAGAACAAGACCTTCTACCAGGACTCCGGCGTCGACCTGAAGGGCACCCTCCGCGGCGTCCTGAACACCCTCCGGGGCCAGGGCAAGCAGGGCGGCTCGACGATCACCCAGCAGTACGTCAAGAACTACTACCTGAGCCAGGAGCAGACGGTCTCCCGCAAGCTCCAGGAGATCGTCATCTCCCTCAAGGTGGACCAGAAGTACTCCAAGGACCAGATCCTCGCCGGCTACATCAACACCAGTTACTACGGCCGCGGCGCCTACGGCATCCAGGCGGCCGCGCAGGCGTACTACGGCGTGGACGTCGACAAGCTCACCGTCTCCCAGGGCGCCTACCTCGCCTCGCTGCTCCAGGCGCCGAGCCAGTACGACTGGGCCACCGCGAGCGACGCCGGCAAGCAGCGGGTCAAGGACCGCTGGGCGTACACGCTCAACAACATGGTCGAGATGAAGTGGCTGTCGCCCGATGACCGCGCCAAGCAGAAGTTCGAGATACCCAAGCCGCCCAAGCCGCTGCCCGGCCTGACCGGCCAGACCAGCTACCTCGTCGCCGAGGCCAAGAAGGAGCTCTTCGCCCAGGGCGTCGACGAGACCGAGTTCGAGGCCGGCGGCTGGACCGTCACCCTCGGCATCGAGAAGGACAAGCAGCAGGCGCTGGAGCAGGCGGTCAAGCGCAAGCTGGCCGACGACCTCGATCCCAAGACGCGCGCGGTCGACGCGGACGCCCAGCTCGGCGCCACGTCGGTGGACCCGAAGACCGGCTACGTCGTCGCGATGTACGGCGGCGCCGGCTACCCGAAGCACTACACCGACAACGCGACCCGCGAGGACTACCAGGTGGCCTCCACCTTCAAGCCGCTGATCCTGGCGTCCGCGATGGAGAACCACGCACAGACCCAGGGCGGCGTCCCGATCACCCCGAACACGATCTACGACGGCCACAACCGCCGTCCGGTCGTCGGCGGCACCATCCCCTTCGCGCCGCCCAACGAGGACGAGCACGAGTACGGGAAGATCACCGTCCAGACGGCCACCAACAACTCCGTCAACGCGGTCTTCGCGCAGATGGGCGCCGACGTCGGCCTGGACAAGGTCAAGCAGACCGCGGTCAGCCTGGGCATGAACGGCTCCAGGATGGACGTCAAGCCCGCCATGACCCTGGGCACCATGGGCGCCAGCCCGCTCCAGATGGCCGGCGCGTACGCGACCCTCGACAACCACGGCATGAAGGTCACCCCGACCCTGGTCGTGAAGGCGGTGCACAGCACGAACGGCACCGACAAGAGCGTCTCGCTGAAGAACCCGATCGGCGACCAGGTCCTGTCCCGCAGGACGGCCGACACCGTCACCTCCGTGCTGACCGGCGTGGTCAACGACGGCACCGCGTCGGACGCCGTGAAGAACGCCTCGTACAAGGCGGCGGGCAAGACCGGTACCTCCGACGACAACAAGTCGGCCTGGTTCGTGGGCTACACGCCCAAGCTGGTCACCGCGGTCGGCATGTTCGGCGAGGCCCCGACCGGCGGCGCCCAGGTCTCCCTGAAGGGCACCGGAGGCGGCGGCCGGGTCAACGGCGGCGGCTACCCGGCGCGGGTGTGGGCCGACTACACCCAGAGCGCGCTGGGCGACAGCGGCGCCGGCGAGTTCGACCTGGAGACGGACCTCGGCGCCGGGGTGCCCCCGACGCCCACGCCGACGCCCAGCCACATCCCCTCGGCGACGCCGAGCCCGACGCCCAGCCACACGCCGTCCGGCACCCCGACGCCGTCCGGCTCCCCGTCGAGCAGCGAGTCCGGCCGCCCGACGGGCCGCCCGACGCCGACCGGCGGCACCTCCGGCCCGCCGAACGGCGGCACCAACGGCATCGGCGGAGCCAACGGGACCGGCGGCACCAACGGCACCGGCGGGAACGGCGGCACCCCCGGCGGCGCCAACGGGAACAACGGCGGCAACCCCGTGCCGAACAACTTCGGCGGCTGA